From Methanobrevibacter sp., a single genomic window includes:
- a CDS encoding Panacea domain-containing protein yields the protein MSYRNAFNKDKFKAMIHYIVSKCGHKRNFGRTVLYKLLYFSEFNYFELYENFIAHEDYEKYPRGPVPKHFFEAKEELIFENKIEEIEHQIDSKRKQYSMVSLTEPNAKDLLNIEKEVIDDVINKIGNMNASEISEYSHRDMPWMATEDYDIIDYGFVFYRDEEYTVRDYDI from the coding sequence ATGAGTTATCGCAATGCATTCAATAAGGATAAATTCAAAGCAATGATACATTATATTGTCAGTAAATGCGGACATAAAAGAAATTTTGGTAGGACGGTACTGTATAAATTGCTGTATTTTTCAGAATTCAATTACTTTGAATTATATGAAAATTTTATTGCTCATGAGGATTATGAGAAATATCCTAGAGGTCCTGTCCCTAAGCATTTTTTTGAAGCTAAAGAAGAGTTGATTTTTGAAAATAAAATTGAAGAAATCGAACATCAGATTGACTCAAAAAGAAAACAATATTCCATGGTTTCTTTAACAGAACCTAATGCTAAAGATCTGTTGAATATAGAAAAAGAAGTTATAGATGATGTGATAAACAAGATTGGGAATATGAATGCATCTGAAATAAGCGAATATTCTCATAGGGATATGCCTTGGATGGCAACAGAAGATTACGATATTATAGATTATGGGTTTGTATTCTATCGCGATGAGGAATACACTGTGAGAGATTATGATATCTGA
- a CDS encoding DUF2096 domain-containing protein has protein sequence MNVPSEQNWLVLVKLLTDLKKKGYEIPDEFNSDLSLARSSINFYKKDPTNMEMINALAKADMMMNEIQESLVAMAEQEGEDYLNEWLDLLSRSTRGEEVFKMPQSRSRFLINTPPGMSSGRITLKSPLAEERVQEIAEWNGLIIEFDDDYTVALYGDKSDVQSGLKEMGPFFSE, from the coding sequence ATGAATGTACCTTCTGAACAAAATTGGTTGGTACTCGTAAAACTTCTCACAGATTTAAAGAAAAAAGGTTATGAAATTCCAGATGAGTTCAATTCTGACTTATCTCTTGCTAGGTCCTCTATCAATTTCTATAAAAAAGATCCAACTAATATGGAAATGATCAATGCTTTAGCTAAAGCAGATATGATGATGAATGAAATTCAGGAATCATTGGTGGCTATGGCTGAACAGGAAGGAGAGGACTATCTTAATGAATGGTTGGATTTACTATCAAGATCTACAAGAGGCGAAGAAGTTTTCAAAATGCCTCAATCAAGATCAAGATTTTTAATCAATACTCCTCCTGGAATGTCCAGTGGTAGAATTACACTTAAATCTCCTTTAGCAGAAGAGCGGGTACAGGAAATAGCTGAGTGGAATGGCCTTATAATCGAATTTGATGACGATTATACTGTCGCTTTATATGGTGACAAGTCCGATGTTCAGAGTGGTTTAAAAGAAATGGGGCCATTCTTTTCAGAATAA
- a CDS encoding archaeosine tRNA-ribosyltransferase: MIRKFEIKSHDGPARLGKLDGELTPRLFNRNTMKIAPCEGSSYNIDKEIAEMNVRETLKKAKENVEECDFAVIQGSKYIDLRVKCAKKLEEIGYNGFLIANSDELLLHPRDLVDMIVTLKKELSPTSFLIFTFAEPSFMPLLCYIGVDGFLTDSANYYSYLNDLMTATKTYDLDEYALFDDLTREKLEEYNIHTLEFVIREIQAHIKNKSLRNLVEERSTTTPQNISALKILDKKYMSYLLENTQLY; this comes from the coding sequence TTGATAAGAAAATTTGAAATTAAATCACATGACGGACCAGCAAGACTAGGAAAATTAGATGGGGAACTTACCCCAAGGCTATTTAACAGGAACACCATGAAAATAGCCCCATGCGAAGGATCATCATACAATATAGACAAAGAGATAGCTGAAATGAATGTAAGGGAAACATTGAAAAAGGCTAAAGAAAATGTTGAAGAATGCGACTTTGCAGTAATCCAAGGTTCAAAATACATTGATTTAAGAGTAAAATGCGCTAAGAAACTTGAAGAGATTGGATATAACGGTTTCCTGATAGCCAATAGTGACGAGTTACTGCTCCATCCAAGAGATCTGGTGGATATGATAGTCACATTAAAAAAAGAGTTAAGCCCAACCAGTTTTCTGATATTTACTTTTGCAGAACCATCATTCATGCCCCTTCTCTGTTATATAGGAGTTGACGGATTTCTTACAGACTCCGCAAACTATTACAGCTATTTGAATGACCTGATGACTGCCACCAAAACTTATGATTTAGACGAATATGCCCTTTTTGATGATCTAACCAGGGAAAAACTAGAGGAATACAATATCCATACCCTTGAATTCGTAATTCGTGAAATCCAGGCACACATTAAGAACAAGTCCTTGAGAAATCTTGTAGAGGAAAGATCAACTACAACACCTCAAAACATTTCAGCCCTGAAAATACTGGATAAAAAATACATGAGCTATTTGCTTGAAAATACTCAGCTATATTAA
- the mtnA gene encoding S-methyl-5-thioribose-1-phosphate isomerase, whose product MRTLEWEDNKLKLIDQTKIPDELSYVYCENYEDVIVAIKDMIVRGAPAIGVAAAFGMALAYLAGEDMEKAAEEIKAARPTAINLFWAVDRVAKSEDPLEEALKMYQEDIDTNLAIGRHGAEIIEDGDTILTHCNAGALACVDYGTALGVVRSAFHQGKDINVICDETRPRGQGARLSVWEMQQEGIPVKLIPDVASGYLMSQYKINKIVIGADRIAKGGVVNKIGSLMVALAANHFHVPFYVAAPLSTFDFEASIFDTEIEERDADEVRYYGGCRICPEGTEVINPAFDIIPKELITGIITEEGIIDPI is encoded by the coding sequence ATGAGAACTCTTGAATGGGAAGACAACAAATTGAAACTAATCGATCAGACTAAAATTCCGGATGAACTTAGCTATGTCTACTGCGAAAACTATGAGGATGTTATAGTGGCCATCAAGGACATGATTGTAAGGGGAGCTCCAGCTATTGGAGTGGCTGCAGCATTCGGTATGGCATTGGCATATCTTGCAGGTGAGGATATGGAAAAGGCGGCTGAAGAGATAAAGGCGGCAAGGCCTACTGCAATCAATCTTTTCTGGGCTGTTGACAGGGTTGCTAAAAGTGAAGACCCTCTTGAAGAGGCTTTGAAAATGTATCAGGAAGACATTGATACCAATCTGGCTATTGGCCGTCATGGTGCTGAAATAATTGAGGATGGAGATACAATTTTAACACACTGTAACGCAGGCGCTCTTGCATGTGTGGATTATGGGACTGCTTTGGGAGTCGTACGTTCAGCATTTCATCAGGGAAAGGACATTAATGTAATCTGTGATGAAACAAGGCCTAGAGGTCAGGGTGCAAGATTGAGCGTTTGGGAAATGCAACAGGAAGGAATTCCGGTAAAGCTTATTCCAGATGTAGCGTCAGGTTATCTCATGTCCCAGTACAAGATAAACAAAATAGTGATTGGTGCCGATAGAATAGCAAAAGGAGGGGTTGTCAACAAGATCGGTTCACTGATGGTTGCTCTTGCAGCCAATCATTTCCATGTGCCGTTTTATGTAGCTGCACCTTTATCCACATTCGATTTTGAAGCCTCAATTTTTGACACTGAAATAGAGGAAAGAGATGCTGATGAAGTCAGATATTATGGTGGATGCAGAATCTGCCCTGAAGGAACTGAAGTTATAAATCCTGCTTTTGACATTATTCCAAAGGAATTGATTACAGGAATTATAACTGAAGAGGGCATTATCGATCCGATTTAG
- a CDS encoding trimeric intracellular cation channel family protein, whose product MNTYIFIFEVIGTIAFAISGALTGMRREMDIFGIAVLGITTAVGGGMVRDAILGITPVSALIRPEFILIAGATSLLIFPTLINKHIVLNKNLFEKIFLIADSIGLGIFTAYGFLVGFEAGFSEWFLLISVAVITGVGGGVMRDIFALQKPIIFVRHIYATASIAGAIVCYAVNLYFNINWAIVLCFIVVFILRILSAHLDLDLPKAKYYHEFNLK is encoded by the coding sequence ATGAACACATATATTTTCATTTTTGAAGTTATAGGAACCATTGCCTTTGCAATTTCAGGAGCTCTTACCGGGATGAGAAGAGAGATGGATATTTTTGGAATTGCTGTTTTAGGCATAACCACTGCTGTTGGAGGAGGTATGGTGAGAGACGCTATTCTGGGAATCACTCCTGTTTCTGCACTTATACGTCCGGAGTTTATTTTAATAGCTGGTGCAACTTCACTTTTAATATTCCCGACTTTGATAAACAAGCACATTGTCTTAAACAAAAACCTTTTTGAAAAGATATTTTTAATTGCGGATTCAATTGGTTTGGGAATCTTCACAGCTTACGGATTTCTCGTAGGTTTTGAGGCAGGATTCAGCGAATGGTTTCTGCTTATTTCCGTTGCGGTAATAACTGGAGTTGGGGGCGGTGTAATGAGGGACATTTTTGCTCTTCAAAAACCGATAATATTTGTAAGGCATATTTACGCTACAGCTTCAATTGCAGGGGCTATTGTTTGCTATGCCGTAAACTTATACTTCAACATCAATTGGGCCATTGTTCTATGCTTTATTGTGGTGTTCATATTGAGAATTTTATCTGCACACCTGGATCTGGACCTTCCGAAAGCCAAGTATTATCATGAATTCAATTTGAAATAA
- a CDS encoding DUF749 domain-containing protein, whose protein sequence is MFVATLEGIFKYGDLPENYNPYVQFKATIEKRDVQDDDELAILKITGTDSYHVLFLDAYDSIAEIQQELKDADAKINHTTLKIIGGHL, encoded by the coding sequence ATGTTTGTCGCAACTTTAGAAGGAATATTTAAATACGGAGATCTTCCAGAAAATTACAATCCATACGTACAATTTAAAGCAACTATTGAAAAAAGGGACGTACAAGATGATGATGAATTAGCAATCTTGAAAATTACTGGTACAGACAGCTACCATGTTTTATTCTTAGATGCATATGATAGTATTGCAGAAATTCAACAAGAATTAAAAGATGCTGATGCAAAAATTAATCATACCACTTTAAAAATTATAGGTGGACACTTATGA
- the hdrB gene encoding CoB--CoM heterodisulfide reductase subunit B gives MEVAYFLGCIMNNRYPGVEKATRILFDALDIELKDMEGASCCPAPGVFGSFDEKTWASIAARNLTIAEDMGMDIMTECNGCFGSLLECNNLLKEDPEAKEEINEILAEVGREYKGTIDVKHFAQILRDDVGFEKLASIVEKPVNLNVAAHYGCHFLKPTKEVGIEESAEDPSILDDLIEITGAKSIPYEEKMLCCGAGGGLRSRDIDVTLSMTKEKLENMQAAGVDAIVNVCPFCHLQFDVGQTEVNKKYGTNFSIPVFHLAQLYGIAMGLDAKELTMDNHLIDCAPALAKALEEYDRLATE, from the coding sequence ATGGAAGTAGCATATTTCTTAGGTTGTATTATGAACAACCGTTACCCTGGTGTAGAAAAAGCAACCAGAATTTTATTTGACGCATTAGATATTGAGTTAAAAGATATGGAAGGAGCATCCTGTTGTCCTGCTCCTGGTGTATTCGGTTCTTTCGATGAAAAAACATGGGCATCCATCGCAGCTCGTAACTTAACCATTGCTGAAGATATGGGAATGGACATTATGACTGAATGTAACGGATGTTTCGGTTCTTTACTCGAATGTAACAACTTATTAAAAGAAGACCCAGAAGCTAAAGAAGAAATCAACGAAATTCTCGCTGAAGTAGGAAGAGAATACAAAGGTACCATTGACGTAAAACACTTTGCCCAAATTTTAAGAGACGATGTAGGATTTGAAAAATTAGCATCTATCGTAGAAAAACCAGTAAACTTAAACGTTGCTGCTCACTACGGATGTCACTTCTTAAAACCTACCAAAGAAGTAGGTATTGAAGAATCTGCAGAAGACCCATCCATCTTAGATGATCTTATAGAAATCACCGGTGCAAAATCCATTCCATACGAAGAAAAAATGTTATGTTGTGGTGCTGGTGGAGGATTAAGATCTAGAGACATCGACGTAACCTTAAGCATGACCAAAGAAAAATTAGAAAACATGCAAGCTGCAGGTGTAGACGCTATTGTAAACGTTTGCCCATTCTGTCACTTACAATTTGATGTAGGTCAAACTGAAGTTAACAAAAAATACGGAACCAACTTCAGCATTCCTGTATTCCACTTAGCTCAATTATACGGTATTGCTATGGGATTAGACGCAAAAGAATTAACCATGGACAACCACTTAATTGACTGTGCTCCAGCTCTTGCTAAAGCATTAGAAGAATACGACAGATTAGCAACAGAATAA
- the dph5 gene encoding diphthine synthase produces the protein MFYLVGLGLFDEKDMSLKALECLKNVDKIYAEFFTSRLFGSSFEAIEELIGNEIEVLVRNEVEEESKFLDEAKDSNVALITGGDPLIATTHSEFLVECSQKGIDYEVIHGSSILSSAPAISGLQAYKFGKVTTIPFPDYNFYPKSPYFAIEENLKMDMHTLVLLDIQAHKNRYMTVNEGLEYLMSINESLDEEGLINEDTLAMGIARVGSKDCIVKAGKISELIDYDFGGPLHCIIIPSKLHIVEAEYLVEIAGADPEILEEI, from the coding sequence ATGTTTTATTTAGTTGGTTTAGGTTTATTTGATGAAAAGGACATGAGTTTAAAAGCTTTGGAATGTTTAAAAAATGTTGATAAGATTTATGCCGAGTTTTTCACTTCAAGATTGTTCGGTTCTTCATTTGAAGCTATTGAAGAATTGATCGGCAATGAAATTGAAGTTCTTGTTCGCAATGAAGTTGAAGAGGAAAGTAAATTCTTGGATGAGGCAAAAGACAGCAATGTAGCTTTAATCACTGGAGGAGATCCTTTAATCGCAACCACACATTCTGAATTTCTGGTAGAATGCAGTCAAAAGGGGATTGACTATGAGGTAATTCACGGTTCTTCAATTTTATCATCTGCACCAGCTATTTCTGGCCTTCAGGCCTATAAGTTTGGAAAGGTAACCACAATTCCATTTCCTGATTATAATTTCTATCCTAAATCTCCATATTTCGCTATTGAGGAAAATTTAAAGATGGATATGCACACTCTTGTTTTATTAGATATTCAGGCTCACAAAAATCGTTACATGACCGTAAATGAAGGTCTGGAATATTTGATGAGCATCAATGAGAGTCTGGATGAGGAAGGGCTTATAAATGAAGATACCCTTGCCATGGGCATTGCTCGCGTTGGTTCCAAGGACTGTATCGTAAAGGCGGGAAAAATCTCCGAATTAATCGATTATGATTTTGGAGGTCCTCTTCATTGCATTATAATTCCATCCAAGCTTCATATTGTTGAGGCTGAATATTTGGTTGAGATTGCAGGGGCCGATCCTGAAATTCTTGAGGAAATTTAA
- the rbr gene encoding rubrerythrin → MGEELIQNEDLSKLEGTQTFENLKAAYSGECQNVVKYLIYAKKAKKDGYVGFQEVFETTSHNELAHAKMWFKIMHDDGVPDTFTNLKDATAGEDWEWTEMYPGFAETAEKEGFTEIADYFRKVAEVEKAHHQRYDELIKNVEDGTVFKKEEEIIWECANCGHLEYGIEAPEKCPVCAHPRAYFIKKIDNYI, encoded by the coding sequence ATGGGTGAAGAATTAATCCAAAACGAAGACTTAAGCAAATTAGAAGGAACTCAAACTTTCGAAAACCTTAAAGCAGCATATTCTGGCGAATGTCAAAATGTTGTAAAATACCTTATTTACGCTAAAAAAGCTAAAAAAGACGGTTATGTAGGGTTCCAAGAAGTATTCGAAACCACTTCCCACAATGAATTGGCTCACGCTAAAATGTGGTTCAAAATCATGCACGATGACGGAGTACCTGACACTTTTACCAATCTTAAAGATGCAACTGCAGGTGAAGATTGGGAATGGACCGAAATGTATCCTGGCTTTGCAGAAACTGCAGAAAAAGAAGGATTCACCGAAATTGCAGACTACTTCAGAAAAGTTGCAGAAGTGGAAAAGGCTCACCATCAAAGATATGATGAACTTATCAAAAATGTAGAAGACGGTACCGTCTTTAAAAAAGAGGAAGAAATCATTTGGGAATGTGCTAATTGCGGTCACTTAGAATATGGTATTGAAGCACCAGAAAAATGTCCAGTATGTGCACATCCAAGAGCATACTTCATTAAAAAAATAGATAATTATATCTAA
- a CDS encoding metallophosphoesterase, protein MKILSISDVHGQENENLYKYVKENDIDLVLVSGDITDFGPLEFVGEFFDKLAECDVDIIAIPGNCDPKGICNAINESGVFCLHNNIIAYGDAILFGYGGSNETPFNTPGEIQDNKIYGDVYELLAQYDYIYNDKVPKVKILLTHAPPYNTKADLTDSGMHVGSQGIQKSIHEFQPDINLCGHIHEAKSIDQLGDNTIIANPGMLKDNGAVLVTINDGSDYNVELVDLSE, encoded by the coding sequence ATGAAAATATTATCAATTAGTGATGTTCATGGTCAGGAAAATGAGAATTTATATAAATATGTTAAAGAAAATGACATTGATTTAGTTCTTGTTTCAGGAGATATTACTGATTTCGGACCTTTGGAATTTGTAGGCGAATTTTTCGATAAGCTTGCAGAATGTGATGTTGATATAATAGCAATTCCAGGTAACTGCGACCCTAAAGGTATTTGTAATGCAATTAATGAAAGTGGCGTGTTCTGCTTACATAACAACATTATTGCTTATGGGGATGCAATTTTATTTGGATACGGCGGTTCTAATGAAACTCCATTCAACACTCCTGGCGAAATCCAAGACAATAAGATTTACGGGGACGTTTATGAGTTGCTAGCTCAATACGATTATATTTACAATGATAAGGTTCCTAAAGTAAAGATATTACTTACTCATGCACCCCCATATAACACAAAAGCTGATTTGACTGATTCAGGCATGCATGTTGGAAGTCAGGGTATTCAAAAATCCATTCATGAATTCCAGCCTGACATTAATTTGTGCGGCCATATTCATGAAGCAAAATCAATTGATCAACTTGGTGACAATACAATTATTGCAAACCCTGGAATGCTTAAGGACAATGGAGCCGTTTTAGTTACCATTAATGATGGCTCTGATTATAATGTTGAGTTAGTGGACTTATCAGAATAA
- a CDS encoding class I SAM-dependent methyltransferase family protein, which produces MKAVKVPLKQLNDVRKILMEEKLMNMDYKIKTEDGFGYIPLNENTDSYEVCDIELEPLKKYPKNFTDLLKGILTEEESEELKTSFDIIGDIVIVEIPENLESKKSEIGEATLRFTKRKSVFMKKSAIHGTTRIRDLELIAGEDNSVTIHKEHGTRLNLNVEEVYFSPRLATERKRVSDSVEDNEKILDMFCGIGPFPVVIAKNNNVDVTAVDINDRAIEYLKNNIKLNKLKGTIRPICSDITKVEFKTKFDRIIMNLPGLAYTFLDLAIDLIDDGGIINYYEFSDSFGQGIERLQNAASKKNKNVEILNTRKVKSSSPGMWHVAIDAKITG; this is translated from the coding sequence ATGAAGGCCGTAAAAGTTCCATTAAAGCAATTGAATGACGTTCGTAAAATCCTAATGGAAGAAAAACTTATGAATATGGACTATAAAATAAAAACCGAAGATGGATTCGGCTATATTCCATTAAACGAGAATACTGATAGCTATGAAGTATGCGATATTGAATTGGAGCCATTGAAAAAATATCCTAAGAATTTTACAGACCTGCTGAAAGGAATTCTAACTGAAGAAGAAAGCGAAGAGCTGAAAACCTCATTTGACATCATCGGAGACATCGTGATTGTAGAGATTCCCGAAAATCTTGAAAGCAAAAAGTCAGAGATTGGAGAAGCTACCTTAAGGTTTACCAAACGCAAATCCGTCTTCATGAAAAAAAGTGCAATACATGGAACTACCAGGATAAGGGATTTGGAGCTAATTGCAGGGGAGGACAACAGCGTAACAATCCATAAGGAACATGGAACCCGTTTGAATCTGAATGTTGAAGAGGTCTATTTCTCACCAAGACTTGCCACCGAAAGAAAACGTGTCAGCGATAGCGTTGAAGATAATGAAAAAATATTGGACATGTTTTGTGGAATCGGACCGTTTCCTGTAGTTATAGCTAAAAACAACAATGTAGATGTAACTGCAGTTGACATCAATGACAGGGCCATTGAATACCTGAAAAACAACATAAAACTCAACAAGCTGAAAGGAACAATCAGGCCAATCTGTAGCGACATAACTAAAGTTGAGTTTAAAACAAAATTTGATAGAATAATTATGAACCTTCCAGGTCTTGCATATACTTTCCTTGACCTTGCAATTGATTTGATTGATGATGGTGGAATAATCAACTATTATGAATTCTCTGATTCATTCGGACAGGGCATTGAAAGGCTACAGAATGCGGCTTCCAAAAAAAATAAGAATGTTGAGATTTTAAACACCCGCAAAGTGAAATCCTCCAGCCCGGGAATGTGGCATGTTGCAATCGATGCCAAGATTACTGGCTAA
- a CDS encoding MFS transporter — protein sequence MDKRLAYVVIIITSITTFFVAYISSAISIVLPTMAVFFKMDNVMQNWISLIYLLVIATFSILAGTFSKRHGLKKSLLIGVVIFLLGSILSGISTSSLFIIASRAIEGLGAAFIYVSGTAMIVEAVDESLRGTALGINLASFYVGLTIAPFLGGFLSNNYGWQSIFYIQVPFLLIAIFLIIFEIKQDWVRDKSTSVNFKSLTLISIAIFVMMYGFTILNQIEGIALIIIGLVCFYLSFKQKNPVFKLDLFKNIKFLSSNIASLTSYIGIYVLTYVLNYHFQYIMGYSAEMSGALLVIGPLVMTFSAVIAGRLSDKRNPEVIAMAGIFIVLISMIMITLIFKNTPLDYIILAMVIYGVGYGLFASPNTKVIMSSLPSKYNDYASSAVSTSKYVGKTLSLALFTVIFAIVMGNVVISSTNYGLLILSSQITCGICTVFCFISFVATVVGYRSKN from the coding sequence ATGGATAAACGATTGGCATACGTTGTTATCATTATAACTTCCATAACAACTTTTTTTGTTGCATACATTTCATCTGCCATTTCAATAGTGCTTCCTACAATGGCCGTTTTCTTTAAGATGGATAATGTAATGCAAAATTGGATTTCTTTAATCTATTTATTGGTTATAGCTACCTTCTCTATTTTGGCAGGTACCTTTTCTAAAAGGCATGGTTTGAAAAAGTCATTGTTGATTGGGGTAGTTATTTTTTTACTGGGTTCAATTTTATCCGGAATTTCAACCTCATCTTTATTTATAATTGCATCAAGGGCAATAGAAGGATTGGGGGCTGCTTTCATTTATGTTTCCGGAACAGCCATGATTGTTGAGGCAGTTGATGAAAGCTTGAGAGGAACAGCTCTTGGAATCAATCTTGCTTCATTTTATGTTGGGTTGACAATAGCTCCATTTTTGGGAGGTTTCTTATCTAACAATTACGGTTGGCAGAGTATTTTTTACATTCAGGTGCCTTTCTTGCTGATTGCAATTTTCCTGATAATATTTGAAATCAAGCAGGATTGGGTTAGGGATAAAAGCACAAGTGTCAACTTCAAGAGCCTTACTTTAATCAGCATAGCAATTTTTGTCATGATGTATGGTTTCACCATACTGAACCAGATTGAAGGCATTGCATTAATAATAATAGGATTGGTTTGCTTTTATTTGTCATTTAAACAGAAGAATCCTGTATTTAAATTGGATCTATTTAAGAATATTAAGTTCTTAAGTTCAAATATCGCATCTTTAACCAGTTATATAGGTATTTATGTCCTGACTTATGTCTTAAACTACCATTTCCAATATATCATGGGATATTCTGCAGAAATGTCAGGTGCCCTTTTAGTTATCGGGCCTTTGGTAATGACATTCTCAGCAGTCATTGCAGGCAGATTGTCCGATAAGAGAAATCCGGAAGTAATAGCTATGGCAGGTATTTTCATAGTTTTAATTTCAATGATAATGATTACTTTGATATTCAAGAACACTCCTTTGGATTATATAATACTGGCTATGGTAATTTACGGAGTAGGTTATGGTTTGTTTGCTTCACCAAACACAAAGGTCATTATGAGTTCACTGCCGTCAAAATACAATGATTATGCATCATCTGCAGTTTCCACAAGTAAATATGTAGGAAAAACACTTAGTTTGGCCTTATTTACAGTTATATTTGCCATTGTAATGGGAAATGTTGTAATCAGCAGCACCAACTATGGCCTGTTGATATTAAGTTCACAGATAACCTGCGGAATTTGTACTGTATTCTGTTTCATTTCATTTGTAGCTACTGTAGTTGGTTACAGATCCAAGAATTGA
- the hdrC gene encoding CoB--CoM heterodisulfide reductase subunit C, whose translation MSILSRLRSLFGGGDKEEKNDSTAKAEENVKVTSSKEKLDDNIVSGKKSSEPISKPESGSKDIPSEKDLDKKESVPETEVEKSEETTIPELAEEATEVAQERINEVAEEEEKSEETTIPELAEEATEVAQERINEVAEEEEKAEEEGSDLIDEEDASEDESDDEAEEVEPEENEDEIEDENTDENDKERDNMTLLTDKELITSESLDKDFTAAFIDAGIETVKNCFQCGTCGGSCPSGRRTPYKVRQLVRKCLLGLKDDVISDDALWMCTTCYTCQERCPRSVIIVGIVKKARNIAAHAGYMAKAHKMTGLFVITTGHGVPINPVTKELRERVGLGPLPPTTHMFPEALEEVQKICKLTGFDELIGYDEATGELKD comes from the coding sequence ATGTCTATTTTAAGTCGTCTCCGTTCTCTATTTGGAGGAGGAGATAAGGAAGAAAAAAACGATTCTACAGCAAAAGCTGAAGAAAACGTTAAAGTTACATCTTCAAAAGAGAAACTTGATGATAATATCGTTTCTGGAAAAAAAAGTTCTGAACCGATTTCAAAACCTGAATCAGGTTCCAAAGACATACCTTCTGAAAAAGATTTAGATAAGAAAGAATCTGTCCCTGAAACTGAGGTTGAAAAATCTGAAGAAACTACTATTCCTGAGTTAGCTGAAGAAGCTACTGAAGTTGCTCAAGAAAGGATTAATGAAGTTGCTGAAGAGGAAGAAAAATCTGAAGAAACTACTATTCCTGAGTTAGCTGAAGAAGCTACTGAAGTTGCTCAAGAAAGGATTAATGAAGTTGCTGAAGAGGAAGAAAAGGCTGAAGAAGAAGGTTCTGATCTTATTGATGAGGAAGATGCTTCTGAAGATGAATCAGATGATGAAGCTGAAGAAGTTGAACCTGAAGAAAACGAAGATGAAATCGAAGATGAAAATACTGACGAAAATGATAAAGAGAGAGATAATATGACTTTATTAACAGATAAAGAATTAATAACTAGCGAAAGTCTCGACAAAGACTTTACTGCAGCTTTTATTGATGCAGGAATTGAAACTGTTAAAAACTGTTTCCAATGTGGTACTTGTGGTGGATCCTGTCCTTCAGGAAGAAGAACTCCTTATAAAGTAAGACAATTAGTAAGAAAATGTTTACTCGGATTAAAAGACGACGTAATCTCTGATGATGCTTTATGGATGTGTACTACCTGTTACACCTGTCAAGAAAGATGTCCTAGAAGTGTAATTATTGTAGGAATTGTTAAAAAAGCAAGAAATATTGCTGCACACGCAGGATACATGGCAAAAGCTCACAAAATGACTGGTTTATTCGTAATTACCACTGGTCACGGTGTACCAATTAACCCTGTAACTAAAGAATTAAGAGAAAGAGTAGGACTCGGACCTTTACCACCTACTACTCACATGTTCCCAGAAGCATTAGAAGAAGTTCAAAAAATCTGTAAACTTACCGGATTTGACGAATTAATCGGCTATGATGAAGCAACTGGAGAATTAAAAGATTAA